GATTTTCTACTGCATCTTGTTTACAAATAATGTTAAGAATATTTCACCCATAAACACGATCAATTCTTCACCAGTTTGCAGCTGACTCTGCCTGTAGGCTgggtttcattttattttgaaaacagcttcctgctgctgctaacagGGTTAATGAGAGCAGCAAATACTGAACCATACAGCACATTTACGGGCGGTGAGTGGCTTTAAAGCCTACACATTCTGCCAAACGGCCTTCAGTATGACTGACATATATAGCTGCCTAAATAACTTATCTTATTACTGACACGTTGTATGCCCCTAAAATagtacatataaaataaatggcTATGAGTAGTGGTGTTTGTGCTGCCCCTGCAGAAGTGGGTATACTCTAATTTATGCTTCCTTTTTTTGGCCCATCCACAAAGGATAAACGCCCTGTGGGCCAGTAGTACTTACACGTTGTCACTTAACTtttgctgcttgacttcagggagtaagGATCATTACGAAATTAACATAAGCCACAGAAGAGCTGCagattttgcaataaatactgGCTGGCAGACGGGTGAGACAACcacataattatgcattttgagtCAAGTATTCCTGATTACCAACTCCATCCGCTCATGAAAATTAGACAAGTATGTCATAAGTTCATCACCATCATAGAAAAAGAAATTCAGCTAGGCAAAACACTACTGAAGGACAGTTTGAGAAGTCATGACGACTGAAAAATAAGTAAGGATACTGCTGTATACCTGAATATAACCTGCACTACACCACTGCTTATGAGAAGATgggattaaaggtccagtgtctctatttacagaatatagcagaaatggaatataatatgtacaactatgttttcattaatgtacaATCAaatggagtccgccatgtttctacagtagcctagaacagacaaaccaaacatgatCATGTTGCCCCTTTGCACttcacaacataagaaaaatcaggccttgaaaccttttcagatgatccagaacgtggcggcGTGCCTGGTTTTCCATCTACTCAAAAGGGCACGataccccgctgctcatcgagcttcgttggctacctgtagcagcccacattaaattcaaatccctaatgcttgcctacaaagtagtcttcttttctgcacccacctacttggaTCCCCCTTATACAGACATGTTACCTCACGACTGTTGCTCTCCGTCAATGAAcgatgcctggctctgccacctgtatCCTCAGGGCAAtccaatttttaaaaatgttctcgtctgcactaccagttcctaccagggcagggcgtccctctctacctttaaaaacctcaagGTCCAGGTCCTCAAGgtcctctacaacactaccaacatcTGGATATGCTAAATCTACCgccctctacaactgtcactttATTCTATGCAAGCAGTACTACTGCTAAAacgactaaatgtaaatgtatgtgaatgcaaacactggctccacataGGGCACTCTGCATTTCTCACATGTTTCCCTTACACTTGGAATGGCCaggtgagtggagggggttgcaatcaccAGTTTGACCACtagattccactaaatcctgcacaccgCGCCTTTAATGTCACGCCAACACGTCCAAACACAGAGTGACAAAGCTGAATGCTaacatattgttaaaaaaaaaaaaaaaaatcaatctggCTCAACAGAGCTGAAGCCAGATTAGCCTGCTTAGCTGTAGTGCCCTCTGGCATTCAAGACCATCCAGTGCTCCATATCTCTTCCTCATCCTATCATCCACTGTTCTACAATTCCTCCTCTATTTCGcggccccccctcctccccctcctttaTTGTCAATGACTAGAGTTTTAATGATTACATCTGGCGGTGGCACAAATTAATTCCTGCCTCTCTGGCAAAAAGCTGTTCCCCACCTGATTATGCAAAGCAGGCCTACATTCTCTCCCTTTGAAGTGGAGGGAAAGCTGCTTAGAGATTCTCCCCTTGAGGAAACACTGCAATATGGAGAACATCAACAAACCAGAGGTTCACACAGAGGTCAGCAACATGGTTAACCCCCAAACGAAGCCCCCACTTCATCAACGCATCTCGCTACTTTTAAATTGTGTTGATGTCGTGACAGCGTAATGATCAGAAGCCGGAGCTACTTTTCAAAGACACGTAGAAGTGGGGTAAAAGTAGGACAGCCAATAAAAATAGCCATAAAAATTCAGCCAATAATGCATGCGTCTATGGACCACGCAGAGCAGTTGGATGAAACCGGTGTGAGGCTCTTGTAGCTTTCCTATTTCAGCAATCATATCTTTGACAGTGTCTCGCTCAGAACCGCCTGCCTTATATAGTATATTTAGAAGGAAGAAATAAGGGTTTCAACACACATAACAGCCTTTGCAAGAGCGTGCTTTGTCAGTCTGACATGTTCAAAAGGTAAAAATATGTGATTTCTCGTGTGTTATTGTCCACAGTTACTTCCAAAAACACCTTCGGCTTCTGGTCTGAGCAATCAGAGCGAGATGAAAAGCTACAACAGCGCCGTGAAATAGTCTACTTTTCACTCAAGCATGACACAAGAACAGTCCACCCAGGTAATGAGCCCCTACAAGAGATGATACTGCCTTCTGAATCACGCTGAAAGGGAGGTGCGATGACAGATGTAAGATTACTTCTGGGACATATAGCATGCCTTAATTCAGAGAAGGatgcagggagggaggagcAGCAACGAAGGAAGGGAGAGCACATGGTAATTATATCATCACTGCCGGTTATTACACTAATATCTCAGACAGAAAACTCTCAGCCTCCTGTTGAGTATGTcatgtctgaaaacatttgcagcACTGTTATGGCACTCTTGTTTCAAattgatttcttatttatttcaatcCAAATACAGGCCGATAAAGATATCAGGTATGGGTGTTCAGATTCAGTGATGACTTAAGAGGTAATCAGAATTTAATGAGTGCAACTTGATTTACGGACTTCAGATTCTGAATTCAGGCTTTTGTGGCGCCAAGTCTAGTAACAGCTCGCTTTCTAAATACCACTCAGAGTATTTAGAGAATAAAACTCACTCCAAACAGAATAAACTGCGAATGATTTTTCAATCTCACAATCCGAATTTTGCGGTATAACTTTAATCATATAACGTGGAcataaagaaatcaataataaataataataaaacaataaattaaaagaatCGATTGCAGCAGTGAGAAGAAttgattttttggccacttgagggcagcgTGAATACAACACTGACTTATTAGCGCTTGAAGTTTAAGTTGAACTTGTTAACAAACAGTTGCTTGCTCACACATTCAGTAATAACAGAGCACCATTATCATTCATTCAGAGTTCTGTTTGTGGTGAGTTTAGTCCAATCGTAACttgtttttagctctgtttttgctctgtaacaactcctgtggaaaatatctggctctttagttGCTAAGTGCTCCACTTAGAGAGTTTTCAGCGCCAGCTGCAGTCAAAATTGATGCTACGAAACCAGTGAGTGAACCAAAACTGTAATGTTGCAGGCTGGACAGCTGAACAACTCTTCAAAGCTCTGTAAAACCGAGGGGAGTTACAGATTCAGGTGAATTCTCCGTAGGTTCATCACCACCTTTCAcatgtcacattgttttcactttgtcatttcattcattgttattaCATAAATATCGATTATTTGCTGCTCGAAATAAATGCAGGTTGTCTACGGTCTATCTTTGGTTCAGATCCCAGATGGCTAGTATGAATGATGCGAGCGATGTTCTTTATTTGCTTGCGTGTCAGCTGAAATTGGCAGCGTGCTTAAAGTGAAttagtttgtcagtttgtttgagtGGGCTGTAAGCCAGCTCCATGAGGTACCACGAGGTACTTTGCATCTTAAAAAAAACGTGGTTTAGCCATTTGTTTCTACATATCTTTTCCGCACAGGAGGACACACACTATTTCCTCCTTCTAATCCGAGACAAAAACATGGGTCCCCAGGTCTTGCCGGGCTGAGGAACCACTAAAATGCCGTGTCTCTGGTGATAAGAAGACACATTCAGCGGCTGCAGGGAAGGCTTGGGAACTGTCTCTCCCCCATGATCAGCGTGAGCAGGACTAAATGCAAAGTATTTCGATAAAGGAACAGCGATCTCCTCCCACAGATCTTCGGGTTCAGCGTCGGGACAGTCGTTCAGCACCGTCTCCACCACGCTGTAGTTCTCAGAGCTGGACAGTGTGCAAGTGGAATAGACCACGACGCCCCCTGGACGCACCGCTGTCAGTGCAGACCtgcaggggaaaaaacaaatagTGCACTCCATTACATGGGACTAAATATGCATTTTATACACAGCTGGATACTTTGAAATTGCACACTAATTGCCATACCACTAAATAATTTGCTATTTTTTTGCTATTTGACCACGTATGAAACAGCTGccattatattttgttttttgttgcctttcacaTGGTAAAGGGCTGATTGCCAGACCCCTTTTATTTCTGACATACACTAATTGCCTCAGTCAGTCTGATGTAATTTAACTTTATGGCACGGTTTGTAATTGCGTTTAATTTAAATCCTTTTTCATACTGGGTTTATTTTGCACGTCACTGAAAACATAGAGAAAGATTTCATgattataatgttttatgtttttttttattccacttcatttaaatgtttggaCACATTGCAGACATTTCTTTAGGTTTCAGTAAGGCTTACCTAAGCAGTTGAGCCTGGAGCGCAGGCAGCCTGGTTCTTTCCTTTAGTCTGTGCTCCCCCTGCTGGCTGCTGCAAGAATACAACCAGCTCCTGTCATTAGAACATGGAGCATCGACCAAGACCTGCAAtaaagagagagcaagaaatGTGAGAGAGTTCAGGGGGGTAAGGGAGAGGGTTTAAAAACGCAGATTTAAAAAAGGGTGGAGGTGAAagtgaagagaaagacaaatgcTGGAGGTTTTTGCGAAATAATCAAATTACGTTATATCTTCCCCACAGCAAGAGATAAGAGCCAATTATATAATCGGCGTATAGAATTAAGTAAGACAGGAACTGATTCTGAAATTTCACACCTCATGCTGAGAATCTTCACACAAATCTGTCCTCAGTGCAATTTTTTACAAAGCCATATCACTGCCACAACACCGCCTGTTTGTGCTACCCTGTTACCTTTCATTCTTTGTTCACACCGTGTCTAACTCTCACCCTTTTCATTCTGTgctttcctccttttttttttttcaatattttgctCCATTATGAGTCACTTTGATTCCTCCCAGCCATTTGTCTGCCTCTTCCCGGCTCCTATTTTGAATAAaaggttttcttcttttcctctgggCTTATTAGCTTTTGTTCAAAGGCTTGCTGTTCTCATTCGTTTCTAACCACggccttgaaaaaaaaaaagtgtgacacCTCAATTTGTTGAACACTGCGGAACAATTCATTCGCATGCTGCTATAAACATGACTCTCCCCCCCACCTTGTCATAAGTCCCTACTTCAGTTTGCCCAAAAGACCGTCCATCCTGTGCAGACACAATCACTCTGCTGTTTAGTGAGCGAGGCAGAAAAGACTCCAGGGTTTTGGCCAGCCAGTTCCGTCTGTGAGGGTCTGGTTCATTACAGCAGAGAAGAGCTGGAACACAACACAGTGCAGCATTACTTATTGCCAGTATTCAATGCAAATAGGATAttcacagcagaataaaatattCCTGAGATTCAACCGCAGCAACTTTCATGCAAAGTATAGTTTTAATATTAACACCCAGGGGTTGCATTGTGCCGGGGGCTGCCCCTCCGGGGCTCAGCCTCTGACACAAAGGCCTACACTGTTCTGTTATGATGCAGAGCTGGACAGCCTTATACGTTTAGTGTGCAGCTTGGGTCGGGTTAATGTCACTGTTTACAACTTCAAGTTTGATGTGAGAAAATAACAATTACTTTAGGTTAATTAAGACATCTCTGCCTGTGTCTTTGTGCCTAACACAAAATTAAGTGCAGACAACACGTGCATTGATGTCACTCATGATGATCTAGACTCTAAGGTTTAGTTGATGGAAAGAGTTGGATTGACCTTGACTACTGATTAAATATTGAGTTGAAAATGTTGATTAGATTTGATTGGACACATTGACCTTCAAGTATTCGGCCAAGCCAgagtataaaaatgtataatattgtGAGGACTGGACTAATTATCAGGCCAGCAGAGCCAAAGCGACACAGCACGGTGCACTTACACAAAGATTTTACTGTCATCAGCTGTCAGCTGATTAGTGTTTTAGGGTTCAGAGGGTTTCTCACTGTGTTATATCTGAATGATGGCTTCATTGTAATAGAGTGCAATGTACTAAACCGGCCTGGCTCCCATTGTAAATGTGCGGCACATTATGAAACTCACTGTACAACAACAGAGAGTCCAGACCGCTGAGCAACTCGAGCTGTACATCAAGTAAGAATAGAAAAGAATTTCACTTTCAAATCCTCAACAATTTGTGTCCTCGGAGTGTGAAAAGATGATGTAACACCACGGTAAACACGATGCTGTTTCAACTTTTTTGGAGCTATTGCAGGCATCGCATTCAGAGTGAGTgtgtatttacaaaaaaaacaataaagtcagtttaaaacttaaatattgaaaaagatttgcaaatcattgcattttcACACCGCATGCATAcattcagctgtgtgtgagctATATTACCTTCTTTTATCCTCtactgcctttttaaaaaagctgtaCCCTAACCTACAATATTCTAcctcactggttctcaaactgtggtacctAACCTACAATATTCTAcctcactggttctcaaactgtggtatgaGTACCAGTGGTGGTACGTCACCTTCCTGTAATGGTACTTAGAGGAAGccctgaaatatatatatatatattttttagaaattTATCAAACCATCTacaacagtttgaatgaaattaaactaaGTTTAAAGTTACTCCTGTTACTCCTGATCCACTTCTCTTCATCATATGTCACTGTGTGAATGAACTTGATGACGTatcaaaaaaaattattttaagtAACATTCCACAGTACCTTTATACCACATGAGTTCTgatcaacaataaataacattCTTAtgaggaataaacctgcctcctgtgtcaAGTGTCACTGTAGTAGTTGCTggattttaataaatgtcagtGATACTTAGAGAGacgaatattttctgaggtggtacatggtgcaaaaagtttgagaaacctTTTTGTACCatacaaatgaaatcaaagaaaagttTGCAAAGTCCAGTTAAAAGAATTGTTTTACCTGGGTTGGCACACTGCATTATGGCTAAAGCTTTGCCCCCGGGAGCAGAGCAAAGATCCAAAACCTTCTCCCCATCTCTGACTTGTAAAGCCAGCACTGGAAGCAGTGAAGCAGCATTCAGGAGGTAGTACTGCTTCAGCTGGCCAGGCCTGTGAGCCTGAGAGGGAAACCGGTGTGGATATGGGTGGATGTAACACTGCAACGAAGGATGGGGCAAACTGTATGAAGTCTCTGATTGAAGGTCCTGACTGAATGCATGAGAGGTGATGTTAGGTAGGAGATGGGAGTCATTAGGAGGGCCCTTGGAGGTGTCGTGAGGAGAGTCTTTTTCAACTTGCTGCTCAGAATTTGACACTGTTGACGAGCCACCACAAAGCAACGAGGACGCATCCGTTTGCGGCAGCAATGTGGAAAAGCCCTGTGATCGGAGAATCTGCGTGATGTCTGTCACAGCGCTGAAGCGGTTGAGCATGACCCCATACTGCCATGAGTGAGGGTCCAGGAGCACCGCTCTACAGAAGAAAAGCAATCACAATTAACGAAGGGTacaaacactgtctgtgtgtgagctgtgatAATTAGTTCAGACAAAACTTACCTTGCTGACGCCCACAAGTGTCCAAGCTCCTGACTGTACTGCTGGTCAAAATGATCCAGTACTTGTTGACACGaagctctttctttcttgcgCCCTTTTATTACCTGAtacaaagtgaaaatgttatCCAGAGATAAATCCTAGAGAGGCACGACTAAATCCAAAAGTACCACCTATTGAGACTTGGACTGAGTTCTTGATATAGTTCACTTACTTACTGGAAGATGCACATACTAGTTAAGATGGATTTTCCCTTTAAGTTCCTAAATTctggttagaaaaaaaacaaaaaactgctgTCTTATTTCTGGTACATGCATACCCCCTGGTGGATATCTAGTGTATAAACCATCCTGTGCTGTTGTTGCTATTGttggcaacagaaaaaaacaagtgaaaatctTTTACTTTGTTGGTCTGAAAGCTGATTttacatgaaattaaaatgcatatatattcattttactGGAATAATATGCTTGTTACATATAAAGAACAGGCCAAATGAATCTTCACTATGAAAAAA
The Larimichthys crocea isolate SSNF chromosome VIII, L_crocea_2.0, whole genome shotgun sequence genome window above contains:
- the nsun3 gene encoding tRNA (cytosine(34)-C(5))-methyltransferase, mitochondrial isoform X2, with the translated sequence MSELKLLINQFYSAWRTIGFKRPKLTWTSLCSCNCHAGPEVGLKLRVKKGSSNKVIKGRKKERASCQQVLDHFDQQYSQELGHLWASARAVLLDPHSWQYGVMLNRFSAVTDITQILRSQGFSTLLPQTDASSLLCGGSSTVSNSEQQVEKDSPHDTSKGPPNDSHLLPNITSHAFSQDLQSETSYSLPHPSLQCYIHPYPHRFPSQAHRPGQLKQYYLLNAASLLPVLALQVRDGEKVLDLCSAPGGKALAIMQCANPALLCCNEPDPHRRNWLAKTLESFLPRSLNSRVIVSAQDGRSFGQTEVLVDAPCSNDRSWLYSCSSQQGEHRLKERTRLPALQAQLLRSALTAVRPGGVVVYSTCTLSSSENYSVVETVLNDCPDAEPEDLWEEIAVPLSKYFAFSPAHADHGGETVPKPSLQPLNVSSYHQRHGILVVPQPGKTWGPMFLSRIRRRK
- the nsun3 gene encoding tRNA (cytosine(34)-C(5))-methyltransferase, mitochondrial isoform X1, which translates into the protein MSELKLLINQFYSAWRTIGFKRPKLTWTSLCSCNCHAGPEVGLKLRVKKGSSNKVIKGRKKERASCQQVLDHFDQQYSQELGHLWASARAVLLDPHSWQYGVMLNRFSAVTDITQILRSQGFSTLLPQTDASSLLCGGSSTVSNSEQQVEKDSPHDTSKGPPNDSHLLPNITSHAFSQDLQSETSYSLPHPSLQCYIHPYPHRFPSQAHRPGQLKQYYLLNAASLLPVLALQVRDGEKVLDLCSAPGGKALAIMQCANPALLCCNEPDPHRRNWLAKTLESFLPRSLNSRVIVSAQDGRSFGQTEVGTYDKVLVDAPCSNDRSWLYSCSSQQGEHRLKERTRLPALQAQLLRSALTAVRPGGVVVYSTCTLSSSENYSVVETVLNDCPDAEPEDLWEEIAVPLSKYFAFSPAHADHGGETVPKPSLQPLNVSSYHQRHGILVVPQPGKTWGPMFLSRIRRRK